A DNA window from Guyparkeria halophila contains the following coding sequences:
- a CDS encoding TonB-dependent receptor translates to MSRRTKLAILISSLLGTHSPAVLATDRLGMITITATPFATEAEDAPSSVDVLGGDEKRQAESLSLGATLDDIPGVATIATGGQIGNPVIRGLSGNRIRVLNDGVAQDYQQYGVRHPANVDPLLADRIEVVRGPMSVLYGSDALGGVVNMISPELPVAPGGSDVSGRLTSGFASNNDEKLLGGEIRAAKGGFGLAITGNWRDAGDMETPSASSFAETGQAGDPKFTGRLDHTDYENRNGRIAFGYTGEQGEVEVSYTDWRSQQNFLLPDGNPVGQNLENRDWAIRGEYALAGDWLLKSRIHWQENVRQALTGGDYDALDAQGPDLDIRRDRRTVRLGVEHPEWAGWRGEVGVERADVDQDLRSGGLTPDAEREEWAIYAFEQRDMGPVTLQLGARVDQITQSAERSAAFDSIDTRERDYTVATGSAGLAWAIDDRWTVKANLGRGFRAPSIFELFADGVHGGVAAVQQGDPSLTEETSLNADLGVTWQGEQVEWSATVYQNRINDYIYLANTGTTQGPLPVYAARQDDAKLQGIELAGQWQFARHWTLDGGFDAVRGELDDGGDLPLMPADSLRAGLAFDHGGGETFRDWHVRLGVSHHFEKDAAGPYEPFAQFDNNSFGTASTDDYTLVSLGAGVSVPFQRKTELRLTLQVDNLLDETYRDFLDTYKGYALGMGRNVRLRADLAF, encoded by the coding sequence ATGTCACGCCGCACCAAGCTTGCCATCCTGATCAGCAGCCTGCTCGGCACCCACAGCCCCGCCGTTCTCGCCACTGATCGCCTGGGCATGATCACCATTACTGCCACGCCGTTCGCCACCGAGGCCGAGGATGCCCCGTCATCTGTCGATGTACTCGGCGGTGACGAAAAACGCCAGGCAGAGTCACTTTCACTCGGCGCGACGCTTGACGACATCCCCGGTGTCGCGACCATCGCCACGGGTGGCCAGATCGGCAATCCCGTGATCCGCGGGCTCTCCGGCAATCGCATCCGGGTGCTCAACGACGGCGTCGCACAGGATTACCAGCAATACGGCGTGCGCCACCCGGCCAATGTCGACCCGCTACTCGCCGATCGCATTGAAGTCGTACGCGGGCCGATGAGTGTCCTGTACGGCTCCGACGCCTTGGGCGGGGTGGTCAACATGATCTCGCCGGAGCTCCCGGTCGCACCGGGAGGTTCCGACGTTTCGGGGCGGCTCACCTCCGGCTTTGCCAGCAACAACGATGAAAAGCTCCTGGGTGGGGAAATCCGCGCGGCAAAAGGTGGATTCGGTCTCGCAATCACGGGCAACTGGCGTGATGCCGGCGACATGGAAACCCCCAGTGCGTCGAGCTTCGCCGAAACCGGCCAGGCTGGCGATCCCAAGTTCACCGGTCGACTCGACCATACCGACTACGAGAACCGCAATGGCCGCATCGCCTTCGGCTACACCGGGGAGCAGGGGGAGGTGGAAGTCAGTTACACCGACTGGCGCAGCCAGCAAAACTTCTTGCTGCCCGACGGCAACCCGGTGGGCCAGAACCTCGAAAACCGAGATTGGGCCATCAGGGGCGAATACGCGCTGGCGGGCGACTGGCTGCTCAAGTCCCGGATCCACTGGCAGGAGAACGTCCGCCAGGCACTGACGGGTGGCGATTACGACGCGCTCGACGCGCAAGGACCCGATCTGGATATCCGGCGGGACCGGCGTACGGTGCGTCTCGGCGTGGAGCATCCGGAATGGGCCGGCTGGCGCGGCGAGGTGGGCGTCGAACGCGCCGACGTCGATCAGGATCTGCGCTCAGGCGGCCTGACCCCGGACGCGGAGCGCGAGGAATGGGCCATCTATGCCTTCGAGCAACGTGACATGGGTCCCGTCACGCTCCAACTTGGCGCGCGTGTCGACCAGATCACTCAGTCCGCCGAGCGCTCCGCCGCCTTCGACTCGATCGACACCCGCGAACGCGACTACACCGTCGCCACCGGCTCGGCCGGCCTTGCCTGGGCGATCGACGACCGCTGGACGGTCAAGGCCAACCTCGGCCGGGGCTTCCGCGCCCCGTCGATCTTCGAGCTGTTCGCCGACGGCGTCCATGGCGGGGTTGCCGCCGTACAGCAGGGCGACCCGTCTCTGACGGAAGAGACGTCGCTGAATGCGGACCTTGGCGTGACATGGCAAGGCGAACAAGTCGAATGGTCGGCCACGGTGTATCAGAACCGCATTAATGACTACATCTATCTTGCGAACACCGGCACGACGCAAGGCCCCCTGCCTGTCTACGCGGCACGCCAGGACGACGCCAAGCTGCAAGGCATCGAGCTAGCCGGCCAATGGCAATTTGCCCGACACTGGACGCTCGACGGCGGCTTCGATGCGGTCCGCGGCGAACTCGACGACGGCGGGGACCTGCCGCTGATGCCGGCCGACAGCCTGCGCGCCGGTCTCGCATTCGATCATGGCGGGGGCGAGACCTTCCGCGACTGGCACGTCCGCCTGGGCGTGAGCCACCACTTCGAGAAGGATGCCGCAGGCCCCTACGAGCCTTTCGCCCAGTTCGACAACAACTCCTTCGGCACGGCCTCGACCGACGATTACACGCTGGTGTCGCTGGGCGCGGGCGTAAGTGTTCCCTTTCAGCGCAAGACCGAGCTCCGCCTGACACTGCAAGTCGACAACCTCCTCGACGAGACCTACCGCGACTTCCTGGATACCTACAAGGGCTACGCACTGGGCATGGGTCGAAACGTACGACTACGGGCCGACCTCGCTTTCTGA
- a CDS encoding porin, with the protein MKNHKRLPVSTLLGAAALLGVAPTMAEEPSLPMNPQLSVILDGVYYDDSLDGSGDAMLGETAGIFAAHGHDDEHEHEGHEHGLEQGFNLRHTEVVLSGGIDALFDARLNVAISDEGDVELEEAYVASTGLPGGLRIKAGKFYSGIGYTNEKHPHSWDFVDQNLAYRTLLGTHGLSDTGLQLTWLPAWDHYTLFGIEAFQGDNNERLGTEAEHGEHLPERDKAPRLWTAFAKWSPDLGHDHALQLGASAAFFRSHQEMHHHDEPDEHALDGDARLWGLDAVYKYDSGQGYGKGDWRVSAEYLWVEKNLEVAHHEGNPGVIGEARDFTEDGLYVQATYGIAPRWDVGLRYDAVGFTNEKRGPRPAVNADYDESERWTAAATWHLSETSRIRAQVAQVSGAFDDHREDYTQFYLQYQMSLGAHGAHSF; encoded by the coding sequence ATGAAGAATCACAAACGACTCCCCGTCTCCACTCTCCTCGGCGCCGCCGCCCTGCTGGGGGTCGCACCGACCATGGCGGAGGAGCCGTCCCTGCCCATGAACCCGCAGCTTTCCGTCATCCTCGACGGCGTCTACTACGATGACAGCCTCGACGGCAGCGGTGATGCAATGCTCGGCGAGACCGCCGGCATCTTCGCCGCGCATGGCCATGATGACGAGCACGAGCACGAAGGCCATGAGCATGGCCTGGAACAGGGTTTCAACCTGCGCCACACCGAGGTGGTGCTCAGCGGCGGTATCGACGCGCTCTTCGACGCCCGACTGAATGTCGCCATCTCCGACGAGGGCGACGTGGAGCTGGAAGAGGCCTATGTCGCCAGCACCGGCTTGCCGGGCGGGCTTCGAATCAAGGCCGGTAAGTTCTATTCGGGTATCGGTTACACCAACGAAAAGCACCCGCATAGCTGGGATTTCGTCGACCAGAACCTCGCCTACCGCACCCTCCTGGGCACTCATGGTTTGTCGGATACCGGCCTGCAGCTGACCTGGCTGCCGGCCTGGGACCACTACACCCTGTTCGGCATCGAGGCCTTCCAGGGCGACAACAACGAGCGGCTGGGCACCGAGGCCGAACACGGCGAGCATTTGCCGGAACGCGACAAGGCCCCGCGCCTGTGGACCGCCTTCGCCAAGTGGTCACCCGATCTCGGCCACGACCATGCCCTGCAGCTGGGTGCCTCGGCAGCCTTCTTCCGCAGCCACCAGGAAATGCACCACCACGACGAACCGGACGAGCACGCCCTCGACGGCGACGCGCGCCTCTGGGGCCTGGATGCCGTGTACAAGTACGATTCCGGTCAGGGCTACGGGAAGGGCGACTGGCGCGTCTCGGCCGAATACCTGTGGGTCGAGAAGAACCTCGAGGTCGCCCACCACGAGGGCAACCCCGGCGTGATCGGCGAGGCACGCGATTTCACCGAGGACGGCCTCTATGTCCAGGCCACCTACGGCATCGCGCCGCGCTGGGACGTCGGCTTGCGCTACGATGCCGTCGGATTTACCAACGAAAAGCGCGGTCCGCGTCCGGCCGTCAATGCCGACTACGACGAGAGCGAACGGTGGACCGCCGCGGCCACCTGGCACTTGAGCGAGACCAGCCGTATCCGCGCCCAGGTCGCCCAGGTCAGCGGCGCCTTCGACGACCACCGCGAGGATTACACCCAGTTCTACCTGCAATACCAGATGAGCCTGGGCGCGCACGGCGCACACAGCTTCTGA
- a CDS encoding metal ABC transporter substrate-binding protein encodes MLKRLLITLALLSPVTLQAADLRIVATTNSMGALASAVGGERIALTVLAPPDRDAHFLQAKPSMMRDLRRADLVVSVGAQLEAGWLPVAVKRSANRDIQPGQPGHFEAAEHVDLLDVGETGAGHVHASGNPHFNLDPRAMRAVLPALAERLADIDPAGASAYRENAATAITRIENRMPQWQARVEKAPGAVFHHADTRYLMDWLDLPTLGYLEPTPGVPPTARHIGGLADSLAGTDGVIIHAPYYSERGPAKLANQLDWPVEQLYTEPDAPTLDAWIELIDAWVAALARPST; translated from the coding sequence ATGCTGAAACGATTGCTGATCACGCTGGCGCTTCTGTCGCCAGTCACACTCCAGGCCGCGGACCTGCGCATCGTAGCCACTACCAACAGCATGGGGGCGCTGGCCTCCGCCGTGGGCGGCGAGCGCATCGCGCTGACGGTGCTCGCCCCGCCGGATCGCGACGCGCACTTCCTGCAGGCAAAACCCTCGATGATGCGCGACCTGCGTCGGGCCGATCTGGTGGTCTCGGTGGGCGCGCAACTGGAGGCCGGCTGGCTGCCGGTCGCGGTCAAGCGATCCGCCAACCGCGACATCCAACCTGGCCAACCGGGACACTTCGAGGCCGCCGAACATGTCGATCTGCTCGACGTGGGCGAAACCGGGGCCGGGCATGTGCACGCCTCGGGCAATCCGCACTTCAACCTCGACCCACGCGCCATGCGGGCCGTGCTGCCGGCGCTGGCCGAACGGCTGGCCGACATCGACCCGGCCGGCGCGTCGGCCTATCGTGAGAACGCCGCGACCGCGATCACGCGCATCGAGAACCGGATGCCCCAGTGGCAGGCACGCGTGGAGAAGGCGCCCGGCGCGGTGTTCCACCACGCGGACACCCGCTATCTCATGGACTGGCTCGATCTGCCCACGCTGGGCTACCTCGAGCCCACCCCGGGCGTGCCGCCGACCGCGCGCCACATCGGCGGGCTCGCCGATTCCCTGGCCGGTACGGACGGGGTGATCATCCACGCCCCCTACTATTCCGAGCGCGGTCCGGCCAAGCTCGCCAACCAGCTCGACTGGCCGGTGGAACAGCTCTACACCGAGCCCGACGCACCGACCCTCGATGCCTGGATCGAGCTGATCGACGCCTGGGTGGCCGCACTGGC